In Brevundimonas sp. SGAir0440, one DNA window encodes the following:
- the ligA gene encoding NAD-dependent DNA ligase LigA produces MANAIPLEVPVEDLTAETAAEALAWLAAEMARHDALYNEATPEISDADYDAMRARNLAIETAFPDLVRPDSPSNKVGAAASTQFAEVRHGVPMLSLDNAFDEGEVRDFVARITRFLKLPADKPIAFVAEPKIDGLSANLLYVDGRLTIGATRGDGRAGEDVTANLNTIADVQQTLAGDDWPDRIEVRGEVYAPNDAFAAFNAAAEAEGRRTYANPRNFAAGSLRQKDARITAKRPLNFFAYAWGEHSSDFAETQWDALQKLKAWGFPVNARSRRVEGAEGLIAVYRELERDRATLGYDIDGVVYKVDRIDWQRRLGFVARSPRWAIAHKFPAQQATTVLEGIDIQVGRTGSLTPVARLHPVTVGGVVVRNATLHNEDEIERLDVRIGDTVRLQRAGDVIPQILGVVPELRPADAVPYAFPEHCPVCGSEAVREGDEVKRRCTGGLICDAQIVERLKHFVGRRAFDIEGLGEKQLIAFNARGWIKEPADIFRLARDEARLKALERDDGYGETSIRNLVAGIDARRVISLDRFLFGLGVRDIGEQTSIVLARAFESWPALKAACLQAASGVPSDAWTELAAAHAISPRVLALMAEAKPPAVDPWPEATMDMKISQAFPGMAAPARRSLATMANDWSGLVELARVAREDGPSEILNQIAGVTGVGPVAAEALAHFFHEPHNLRVVEALEAELTQILDAERPKSDTAVAGKTVVFTGALERFTRDEAKARAESLGAKVSGSVSKKTDYLVAGPGAGSKLKDAEKHGVHVLTEDEWLALIGDGS; encoded by the coding sequence ATGGCCAACGCGATTCCTCTCGAAGTCCCCGTCGAAGACCTCACCGCCGAAACGGCCGCCGAGGCCTTGGCTTGGCTGGCCGCCGAAATGGCCCGTCACGACGCGCTGTACAACGAGGCGACGCCCGAGATTTCCGACGCCGACTACGACGCCATGCGTGCGCGCAACCTGGCGATCGAAACCGCCTTCCCTGATCTGGTCCGCCCCGACTCGCCGTCGAACAAGGTTGGAGCCGCCGCCTCAACCCAGTTCGCCGAGGTGCGCCACGGCGTGCCCATGCTGTCGCTGGACAACGCTTTCGACGAGGGCGAGGTGCGCGATTTCGTCGCCCGGATCACCCGTTTCCTGAAACTGCCCGCCGACAAACCGATTGCCTTCGTCGCCGAGCCCAAGATCGACGGCCTGTCCGCCAATCTGCTCTATGTCGATGGAAGACTGACGATCGGCGCCACGCGGGGCGATGGCCGCGCGGGCGAGGACGTCACCGCCAATCTGAACACCATCGCCGATGTGCAACAGACTTTGGCCGGCGACGACTGGCCCGACCGGATCGAGGTGCGTGGCGAAGTCTATGCGCCCAACGACGCCTTCGCCGCCTTCAACGCCGCCGCCGAGGCCGAAGGGCGCCGCACCTACGCCAACCCCCGCAACTTCGCCGCCGGCTCCCTGCGCCAGAAGGACGCCCGGATCACCGCCAAACGTCCGCTGAACTTCTTCGCCTACGCCTGGGGCGAACACTCCAGCGACTTCGCCGAGACCCAGTGGGACGCCCTGCAAAAGCTCAAGGCCTGGGGGTTCCCCGTCAACGCCCGCTCGCGCCGGGTCGAGGGCGCCGAGGGCCTGATCGCCGTCTATCGTGAGCTGGAACGCGATCGCGCGACCCTGGGCTATGACATCGACGGCGTGGTCTACAAGGTGGATCGCATCGACTGGCAACGCCGGCTGGGCTTCGTCGCCCGCAGCCCCCGGTGGGCCATCGCCCACAAATTTCCGGCCCAGCAGGCCACCACTGTGCTGGAGGGCATCGACATCCAGGTCGGCCGCACCGGCTCCCTGACCCCCGTCGCCCGGTTGCATCCCGTCACCGTCGGCGGTGTCGTGGTGCGCAACGCCACCCTGCACAATGAAGACGAGATCGAGCGTCTGGATGTCCGCATCGGCGACACCGTCCGCCTGCAACGCGCCGGCGATGTCATCCCCCAGATCCTGGGCGTGGTCCCGGAGTTACGTCCCGCCGACGCCGTCCCCTATGCCTTCCCTGAACACTGCCCCGTCTGCGGCTCGGAAGCCGTGCGCGAAGGCGACGAGGTCAAGCGTCGCTGCACCGGTGGCCTGATCTGCGACGCCCAGATCGTCGAACGGCTGAAGCATTTCGTCGGCCGCCGCGCCTTTGACATCGAGGGTCTGGGCGAGAAACAGTTGATCGCCTTCAATGCGCGCGGCTGGATCAAGGAGCCGGCCGACATCTTCCGTCTGGCGCGCGACGAGGCGCGGTTGAAGGCGCTGGAACGCGACGACGGTTATGGCGAGACGAGCATCCGCAATCTGGTCGCCGGCATCGACGCCCGCCGCGTCATTTCGCTGGACAGATTCCTGTTCGGCTTGGGAGTCCGCGACATCGGCGAACAGACGTCCATCGTCCTGGCCCGCGCCTTCGAGAGCTGGCCCGCGCTGAAGGCCGCCTGCCTCCAGGCCGCTTCGGGTGTGCCGTCCGACGCCTGGACCGAACTGGCCGCCGCCCACGCCATATCGCCCCGCGTCCTGGCCCTGATGGCCGAGGCTAAGCCCCCCGCCGTCGATCCCTGGCCCGAGGCGACGATGGACATGAAGATCAGCCAGGCCTTCCCCGGCATGGCCGCCCCGGCCCGCCGGTCTCTGGCGACGATGGCGAACGACTGGTCCGGGCTGGTCGAACTGGCCCGTGTCGCGCGCGAGGACGGTCCGTCCGAAATCCTGAACCAGATCGCCGGCGTCACCGGGGTCGGCCCCGTCGCGGCGGAGGCCCTGGCCCACTTCTTCCACGAGCCGCACAATCTGAGGGTCGTAGAGGCTTTGGAAGCCGAACTGACCCAGATCCTCGACGCCGAACGCCCCAAGTCCGACACGGCGGTCGCCGGCAAGACCGTCGTCTTCACCGGCGCCCTAGAGCGCTTCACCCGCGACGAGGCCAAGGCCCGCGCTGAAAGCCTGGGCGCCAAGGTGTCGGGTTCGGTGTCGAAAAAGACCGACTATCTCGTCGCCGGCCCCGGAGCAGGCTCAAAGCTCAAGGACGCCGAGAAACATGGCGTCCATGTGCTGACCGAGGACGAATGGCTCGCCCTTATCGGCGACGGAAGTTGA
- the glmU gene encoding bifunctional UDP-N-acetylglucosamine diphosphorylase/glucosamine-1-phosphate N-acetyltransferase GlmU, with the protein MTSQTRARAAIILAAGQGTRMKSPLPKVLHPVAHRAMLDHAIDAAEGLGCERIVVVVGNHSPEVRAHVVKRLGEAAIAVQDPPLGTGHAVRAAEQALAGFDGEVVVTYGDVPLLKAADIEPVFNADGVTVIGFEARDPGAYGRLIVEGDTLTAITEAKEASAEILAITACNSGVMAAPAALLFSLLAEVKNENAKGEYYLTDVVALARQGGHPTRAVFAAEDAVMGVNSQAELAQAEALFQRVQRDTFLAAGVTMAAPDTVHFAWDTQIGGGAVIEPFVVFGPGAVIDAGARIRSFSHIEGARVAAGAEVGPYARLRPGADLATGVKVGNFVEVKNVKMAEGAKANHLAYLGDGSVGAGANVGAGTIFCNYDGFNKAQTQVGAGAFVGSNSSLVAPVVIGDGALIASGSVITEDVPAHAMAFGRARQTVKPEAAAAFRVQAEAKKAAKSK; encoded by the coding sequence ATGACCAGCCAGACGCGCGCCCGCGCCGCCATCATTCTCGCCGCCGGCCAGGGCACGCGGATGAAGTCGCCGCTGCCCAAGGTGCTGCACCCCGTCGCCCACCGCGCCATGCTGGACCACGCCATCGATGCGGCGGAAGGCCTGGGGTGCGAACGCATCGTCGTCGTGGTCGGCAATCACTCGCCGGAGGTCCGGGCCCATGTGGTCAAACGGCTGGGCGAGGCCGCCATTGCGGTCCAGGACCCGCCGCTAGGCACCGGACACGCGGTGCGCGCCGCCGAACAGGCGCTGGCCGGTTTCGATGGCGAGGTGGTCGTCACCTATGGCGACGTCCCTTTGCTGAAAGCCGCCGACATCGAGCCGGTTTTCAACGCGGATGGCGTCACCGTCATCGGGTTCGAGGCGCGCGATCCCGGCGCCTATGGCCGTCTGATCGTCGAAGGCGACACCCTGACCGCCATCACCGAGGCCAAGGAGGCGTCGGCCGAGATTCTCGCCATCACCGCCTGCAACTCGGGCGTCATGGCTGCGCCGGCCGCCCTGCTCTTCTCGTTGCTGGCCGAGGTGAAGAACGAAAACGCCAAGGGCGAATACTATCTGACGGATGTCGTCGCTCTGGCACGCCAGGGCGGCCACCCGACCCGCGCCGTCTTCGCCGCTGAGGACGCGGTAATGGGCGTCAACTCCCAGGCCGAGCTGGCTCAGGCCGAAGCCTTGTTCCAGCGTGTGCAACGCGACACCTTCCTGGCGGCCGGCGTGACGATGGCTGCGCCCGACACCGTTCATTTCGCCTGGGACACCCAGATCGGCGGCGGGGCCGTGATTGAACCCTTCGTGGTCTTCGGCCCTGGTGCGGTGATCGATGCCGGCGCGCGCATTCGCAGCTTCAGCCATATCGAGGGCGCGCGGGTCGCGGCCGGGGCCGAAGTCGGTCCTTACGCGCGCCTGCGTCCCGGCGCGGACCTAGCGACCGGGGTCAAGGTCGGCAACTTCGTCGAGGTCAAGAACGTGAAGATGGCGGAAGGCGCCAAGGCCAATCACCTGGCCTATCTAGGCGACGGGTCGGTCGGCGCGGGCGCCAACGTCGGCGCAGGGACCATCTTCTGCAACTACGACGGCTTCAACAAGGCGCAGACCCAGGTCGGCGCCGGAGCCTTCGTCGGATCGAACTCCAGCCTGGTGGCCCCGGTGGTCATCGGCGACGGCGCCCTGATCGCCTCCGGCTCTGTCATTACCGAGGACGTGCCCGCCCACGCCATGGCGTTCGGCCGCGCGCGCCAGACCGTCAAACCCGAGGCGGCGGCTGCCTTCCGTGTCCAAGCCGAAGCGAAGAAGGCTGCGAAATCCAAATGA
- a CDS encoding DNA gyrase inhibitor YacG, producing the protein MASCPICRKADADPKYKPFCSRRCSDVDLQRWFTGAYAIPVALDEGAQDDDEKDGLGAGQAEKPPL; encoded by the coding sequence GTGGCTTCCTGTCCCATCTGCCGCAAGGCCGACGCCGATCCCAAGTATAAGCCCTTCTGCTCACGCCGCTGTTCCGACGTCGATCTTCAGCGCTGGTTCACCGGCGCCTATGCCATTCCGGTCGCCCTGGACGAGGGTGCGCAAGATGATGACGAAAAGGACGGATTGGGCGCTGGACAGGCGGAAAAGCCTCCCCTATAG
- the rpiA gene encoding ribose-5-phosphate isomerase RpiA, with product MSDLQKKNAGEAAAAHVEAGMIVGLGTGSTAAWFVKALAARKLPDLRCVPTSEKTADLARELGLTLSTLEDTPRIDLTVDGADEIGPGLALIKGGGAALLREKLVWEASARCIVIADAAKVVPVLGTFPLPIEVVAFGHKTTANRIADVLIDHDINQPARVRQADRGLIRTDGGNLIYDAGCKAIHDPVRLADDLKLITGVVEHGLFLDLADLAIIGTDEGFEERLP from the coding sequence ATGAGCGACCTCCAGAAGAAGAATGCCGGCGAGGCCGCCGCCGCCCACGTCGAGGCGGGCATGATCGTCGGCCTGGGCACCGGGTCCACCGCAGCCTGGTTCGTCAAGGCGTTGGCGGCGCGCAAGCTGCCCGACCTGCGCTGCGTGCCGACATCGGAGAAGACTGCAGACCTGGCGCGCGAACTCGGGCTGACGTTGTCGACGCTGGAAGACACGCCGCGCATTGACCTGACCGTGGACGGCGCCGACGAGATCGGGCCGGGCCTGGCGCTGATCAAGGGCGGCGGCGCGGCCCTGCTGCGCGAGAAGCTGGTGTGGGAGGCCTCAGCCCGCTGCATCGTCATCGCCGACGCGGCCAAGGTGGTGCCTGTGCTGGGGACCTTCCCCCTGCCGATCGAGGTCGTCGCCTTCGGTCACAAGACGACGGCCAACCGCATCGCCGATGTGCTGATCGACCACGACATCAACCAGCCGGCGCGCGTGCGTCAGGCTGATCGCGGCCTGATCCGCACCGACGGCGGCAATCTGATCTATGACGCGGGCTGCAAGGCGATCCACGATCCGGTCCGTCTGGCCGACGATCTGAAACTGATCACCGGTGTCGTGGAGCACGGCCTGTTCCTGGATCTCGCGGACCTCGCCATCATCGGCACGGACGAGGGCTTTGAGGAGCGTCTTCCCTAG
- a CDS encoding M28 family peptidase, protein MTRSTLCLFVAGAALIVSGCAAVPATAPTAPSAVAPVSSQLLEDVRILSADDMQGRDTGSEGGKRARAYIVSRLEAMGVQAPPFGRLQRFEAPGRTREGVKTFSGVNIVGLIPGTRVADRYIVVTAHYDHVGVNDGQIFHGADDNASGVATMLELAARLKAQPPEHSVLIVALDGEERGLLGAREFVKAPPVPLSSLSLNLNFDMTARAETDGHLWVTGTYQHPNLRPVLEAVVPNGAVSFAFGKDTPQDTGENNWVDASDHGAFHEAGVPFLYMGVDYHPDYHRPSDTFDRITPSVFTSATEIAIAGFRALDQALDR, encoded by the coding sequence ATGACTCGTTCGACCCTCTGCCTCTTCGTCGCTGGCGCCGCCCTGATCGTCAGCGGCTGCGCCGCCGTTCCCGCAACGGCGCCGACTGCTCCGAGCGCCGTCGCGCCGGTTTCCAGCCAACTGCTGGAGGACGTTCGCATCCTGTCCGCCGACGACATGCAAGGCCGCGACACAGGCTCGGAAGGCGGCAAGCGGGCACGCGCCTACATCGTCTCGCGATTGGAGGCCATGGGCGTTCAGGCCCCGCCGTTCGGGCGTTTGCAGCGGTTCGAGGCGCCGGGCCGCACGCGCGAGGGGGTGAAGACCTTCAGCGGCGTCAACATCGTCGGCCTGATCCCCGGAACCCGCGTCGCCGACCGCTATATCGTCGTGACGGCCCACTACGACCATGTCGGCGTCAATGACGGCCAGATCTTCCACGGCGCCGACGATAATGCCTCGGGCGTGGCGACGATGCTGGAGCTGGCGGCCCGACTGAAGGCCCAACCGCCGGAACACAGCGTGCTGATCGTGGCGCTGGACGGCGAGGAGCGGGGGCTGCTGGGCGCTCGCGAGTTCGTCAAGGCGCCTCCGGTGCCCCTGTCGTCACTCAGCCTGAACCTGAACTTCGACATGACGGCGCGGGCGGAAACGGATGGCCATCTATGGGTCACCGGGACCTACCAGCACCCCAATCTGCGCCCCGTGCTGGAGGCCGTTGTGCCGAACGGAGCGGTGTCCTTCGCCTTCGGCAAGGACACCCCGCAGGATACGGGCGAGAACAACTGGGTCGACGCCTCTGATCATGGCGCCTTCCACGAGGCGGGCGTGCCCTTCCTGTACATGGGCGTCGACTATCATCCCGATTATCACCGACCAAGCGACACCTTCGACCGGATCACGCCGTCGGTCTTCACCAGTGCGACCGAAATCGCCATCGCCGGGTTCCGCGCCTTGGATCAGGCGCTCGATCGATGA
- a CDS encoding MotA/TolQ/ExbB proton channel family protein produces the protein MLNSKKTNILLAMAGAAALMASSPVLAQAPAEPTPAASTAAPAAAAPAAGEADPATVNDAVGGGHGDITPISMFMEATVVVKVVMAGLLLASILSWTLLLIKLFEFGALNRKTDNFLENFRGARTIADMRAVSTQEEFDGNPLADMAAAATEEIELSRQSGLSVTGDHLDSAMARAQSAVAAVQSGLALRLSGGQQFLASVGSIGPFVGLFGTVYGIMNSFIGIAQSNTTNLAVVAPGIAEALLATGIGLFAAIPAVVFYNYFNTRIAAYGTRADGFAAELLNGISRQLDKGA, from the coding sequence ATGCTGAACAGCAAAAAGACGAATATCCTTCTCGCCATGGCCGGCGCCGCCGCGCTGATGGCGAGCTCGCCGGTCCTGGCCCAGGCCCCGGCCGAGCCCACCCCGGCCGCCTCGACTGCGGCTCCCGCAGCCGCCGCTCCGGCTGCCGGCGAAGCTGACCCCGCAACGGTGAACGACGCCGTCGGCGGCGGTCACGGCGACATCACCCCGATCTCCATGTTCATGGAAGCCACGGTCGTCGTTAAGGTCGTCATGGCCGGCCTGCTGCTGGCCTCGATCCTGTCGTGGACCCTGCTGCTCATCAAGCTGTTCGAGTTCGGCGCTCTGAACCGCAAGACCGACAACTTCCTCGAGAACTTCCGCGGCGCCCGCACCATCGCTGACATGCGCGCTGTCTCGACTCAGGAAGAGTTCGACGGCAACCCGCTGGCCGACATGGCCGCCGCCGCCACCGAGGAAATCGAACTGTCGCGTCAATCGGGTCTGTCGGTCACCGGTGATCACCTCGACTCGGCCATGGCCCGCGCCCAGTCGGCTGTCGCCGCCGTCCAATCCGGTCTGGCCCTGCGCCTGTCGGGCGGCCAGCAGTTCCTGGCGTCGGTCGGCTCGATCGGTCCGTTCGTCGGTCTGTTCGGCACCGTTTACGGCATCATGAACTCCTTCATCGGTATCGCCCAGTCGAACACGACCAACCTGGCCGTCGTGGCTCCGGGTATCGCTGAGGCTCTGCTGGCCACCGGTATCGGTCTGTTCGCCGCTATCCCTGCCGTTGTGTTCTACAACTACTTCAACACCCGCATCGCTGCTTACGGCACGCGCGCCGACGGCTTCGCCGCTGAGCTGCTGAACGGCATCTCGCGTCAGCTCGACAAGGGGGCGTAA
- a CDS encoding HAD-IA family hydrolase encodes MSDRDLEGWTIAFDLDGTLVDSAPDLIGTLNRMLVEEGLPPVPMESAATLIGSGARALLVYGFGAAGAPVERAKSDELFERFLVDYAAHIADGSQPFEGVVETLERLSERGAILVVATNKRSDLSELLLGKLDLTRHFAAIVGPDRVSARKPSGAHLKEAVVIAGGDPERAIMVGDAAPDADAAKDAGMPCILTTFGFTPTPVEDLGGDVLIDAFEDVEEAIDGILSDFYVRRALKF; translated from the coding sequence ATGAGCGATCGCGACCTGGAAGGCTGGACCATCGCCTTCGACCTTGACGGCACGCTGGTCGATTCCGCCCCGGACCTGATCGGCACGCTGAACCGGATGCTGGTTGAGGAGGGGCTGCCGCCCGTGCCGATGGAGTCCGCCGCGACCTTGATCGGATCGGGCGCGCGGGCGCTGCTGGTGTACGGCTTCGGAGCCGCCGGCGCGCCGGTCGAGCGGGCCAAGTCCGACGAACTGTTCGAGCGGTTCCTGGTCGATTACGCCGCCCACATCGCCGACGGTTCGCAGCCCTTCGAGGGCGTGGTCGAGACGCTGGAGCGGCTCAGCGAGCGGGGCGCTATCCTGGTCGTGGCTACCAACAAGCGTTCGGACCTGTCGGAGTTGTTGTTGGGCAAACTGGACTTGACCCGACATTTCGCCGCCATCGTCGGCCCGGATCGGGTCAGCGCGCGCAAGCCCTCGGGCGCCCATCTGAAGGAGGCCGTCGTGATCGCAGGCGGTGATCCCGAACGGGCCATCATGGTGGGAGACGCCGCGCCGGACGCGGATGCCGCCAAGGACGCCGGCATGCCCTGCATTCTGACGACCTTCGGCTTTACGCCGACACCCGTCGAAGACCTGGGCGGGGACGTGCTGATCGACGCTTTCGAGGACGTCGAAGAGGCGATCGACGGCATCCTCTCCGACTTCTACGTGCGGCGGGCGCTGAAATTCTGA
- a CDS encoding DUF2147 domain-containing protein, protein MKIKIMLAAAALAGALASPALAGDPTGLWQTPTNGGQVRIARCGQALCGTLVTSDHIRRDANARDANNRDASLRNRTLRNLPMLTGFTGGPTEWRNGSVYNPADGGTYRGTITMTNDNSLRLRGCIVAPLCKTQTWTRIQ, encoded by the coding sequence ATGAAGATCAAGATCATGCTGGCCGCGGCGGCCCTGGCGGGCGCCCTCGCCTCTCCGGCCCTGGCGGGCGACCCGACCGGCCTGTGGCAGACGCCGACGAATGGCGGTCAGGTACGGATCGCGCGCTGCGGCCAAGCGCTGTGCGGCACGCTGGTGACCTCGGACCACATTCGCCGGGACGCGAATGCGCGCGACGCCAACAATCGCGACGCCTCGCTGCGGAACCGCACCTTGCGCAATCTGCCCATGCTTACGGGCTTCACCGGCGGTCCGACGGAATGGCGCAACGGCTCGGTCTATAACCCGGCCGACGGCGGCACCTATCGCGGCACCATCACCATGACGAACGACAACAGCCTGCGTCTGCGCGGCTGCATCGTGGCTCCGCTCTGCAAGACCCAGACCTGGACCCGCATCCAGTAG
- a CDS encoding aldo/keto reductase yields MKTRKLGANGPEVSAIGLGCMGMSAFYGGADEAQSISVIHRALDLGITLFDTAEMYGPHTNEVLVGKALKDRRDQAFIATKFGINYNADRTRLMTDGSPANVRRAIEGSLQRLGVDHVDLYYLHRVDPDTPIEETVGAMAELVKEGKVRFLGLSEAAPDTLRKAHATHPITALQTEYSLWSREPEDELFSVVRELGIGFVPYSPLGRGFLSGDITAIDDLDADDFRRTNPRFMGENFQKNLDLVEAVKAIASDKGITAAQLALAWVLAQGEDLIPIPGTRRIATLEQNAAAVDVVLTPEDLARIEDVFPKGAATGHRYAEAARAALNR; encoded by the coding sequence ATGAAGACGCGCAAGCTGGGTGCGAACGGCCCCGAGGTTTCGGCCATTGGCCTGGGCTGCATGGGCATGAGCGCCTTCTACGGCGGCGCCGACGAGGCCCAGTCCATCTCCGTCATTCATCGCGCGCTCGATCTGGGCATCACCCTGTTCGACACCGCAGAGATGTACGGCCCCCACACCAACGAGGTGCTGGTCGGCAAGGCGCTGAAGGACCGGCGCGACCAGGCCTTCATCGCCACCAAATTCGGCATCAACTACAATGCCGACCGCACCAGGCTGATGACCGACGGCAGCCCGGCCAACGTCCGTCGCGCCATTGAAGGGAGCCTGCAACGCCTCGGCGTGGACCACGTCGATCTCTACTATCTGCACCGCGTCGATCCGGACACGCCGATCGAAGAGACCGTCGGGGCGATGGCGGAACTGGTGAAGGAGGGCAAGGTCCGCTTCCTGGGTCTGTCCGAGGCCGCGCCCGACACCCTGCGCAAGGCGCATGCGACCCATCCGATCACGGCGCTGCAGACGGAATACTCACTGTGGAGCCGCGAACCGGAGGACGAACTGTTCTCGGTCGTGCGCGAACTGGGCATCGGTTTCGTGCCCTACAGCCCGCTGGGCCGCGGCTTCCTGTCGGGCGACATCACCGCGATTGATGACCTGGACGCGGACGACTTCCGCCGCACCAATCCGCGTTTCATGGGCGAGAACTTCCAGAAGAACCTGGATCTGGTCGAGGCCGTGAAGGCCATTGCGTCGGACAAGGGCATAACCGCCGCTCAACTGGCGCTGGCCTGGGTGCTGGCGCAAGGCGAGGATCTGATCCCGATCCCCGGCACACGTCGGATCGCGACTCTTGAGCAGAATGCGGCGGCCGTGGACGTCGTTCTGACGCCTGAGGACCTCGCCCGGATCGAGGACGTCTTCCCCAAGGGCGCAGCGACAGGGCATCGCTACGCCGAGGCGGCGCGGGCGGCGCTGAATCGCTGA
- a CDS encoding sugar transferase: MSISELAGCDVTSTRDAIASRRRVRLDPTRAMDVVFALIGLLLTWPLFVFIALGVRAQDGGSAIFRQQRIGRDGRLFDCLKFRSMTLGAEQALPSASDPEWQAKRKLTHDPRVTSLGRVLRRSSFDELPQLINVLRGEMSLVGPRPIVIDEAARYGRRLADYCAVRPGLTGLWQVSGRNAVPYPRRVAMDVWLVRNRTIGVYLAILARTIPAVLSRRGVS, from the coding sequence ATGTCGATATCGGAATTGGCCGGGTGCGATGTGACGTCGACACGCGACGCCATTGCGTCTCGACGCCGCGTTCGTCTCGACCCGACCCGCGCCATGGATGTCGTGTTCGCCCTGATAGGGCTGCTTCTGACCTGGCCGCTCTTCGTTTTCATCGCCCTGGGCGTCAGGGCGCAGGACGGAGGGTCTGCGATCTTTCGCCAGCAGCGGATCGGGCGCGATGGCCGACTGTTCGACTGTCTGAAGTTCCGTTCGATGACGTTGGGTGCTGAGCAAGCCTTGCCGTCAGCCTCTGATCCGGAATGGCAGGCGAAGCGAAAGCTGACGCACGATCCGCGCGTCACGTCGCTGGGCCGCGTGTTGCGACGGTCCAGTTTTGATGAGCTGCCTCAGCTGATCAATGTGTTGAGGGGGGAGATGTCTCTGGTCGGCCCCCGACCGATCGTGATCGATGAGGCGGCGCGATACGGACGGCGACTGGCCGACTACTGCGCGGTGCGCCCGGGCCTGACGGGCCTGTGGCAGGTCTCGGGGCGCAATGCCGTGCCCTATCCGCGCCGTGTGGCGATGGATGTCTGGTTGGTCAGAAACCGCACCATCGGCGTCTATCTGGCGATCCTGGCGCGCACGATCCCGGCGGTGCTGAGCCGACGGGGCGTGTCCTAG
- a CDS encoding biopolymer transporter ExbD codes for MAAKIKSGGAGNLPQANSDINVTPFVDIMLVLLIIFMVAAPLASVSVPVELPIAVAKAAPNPPKPVYISIQNDGDVYVGDFRTDVGALGEDLKKQIGSRNPADERIFIRGDQNTRYGDFMQVMNALQDNGFYSVALVGEDQATS; via the coding sequence ATGGCCGCCAAGATTAAATCGGGCGGCGCTGGCAACCTGCCTCAGGCCAACAGTGATATCAACGTTACGCCTTTCGTTGATATCATGCTGGTTCTGCTCATCATCTTCATGGTGGCGGCTCCGCTAGCCTCCGTGTCGGTGCCTGTTGAGTTGCCAATCGCCGTCGCCAAGGCGGCCCCGAACCCGCCCAAGCCGGTCTATATTTCGATCCAGAATGACGGCGACGTCTATGTGGGCGATTTCCGGACCGACGTCGGAGCCCTGGGTGAAGATCTGAAAAAACAGATCGGATCCCGGAACCCGGCCGATGAGCGGATCTTCATTCGGGGCGACCAGAACACCCGTTACGGCGACTTCATGCAGGTCATGAATGCGCTGCAGGATAACGGCTTCTATAGCGTTGCGCTGGTCGGCGAAGACCAGGCGACGAGTTAG
- a CDS encoding energy transducer TonB, giving the protein MTDVEYHRSRYDVPKKKGFMGVSYPVLIVCLMVVSILFALLIFFVQQSKFKLKEFNYVDESVEVELVEPVPPPPPPPPPPPPPTDTPPPPKLQVRVPAPVPNIVPPPPVNITPTKKEDRVEYTGPPVNIPGPPPPPAPPAPPRPSTITNVQWSRQPRPTADDFPARALEREISGSATVECTARSNGSPANCRVVSEEPAGMGFGRAAIRVVQRGQLSPRTVDGAAQDATFRVRVPFTLG; this is encoded by the coding sequence ATGACAGACGTCGAATATCATCGCAGTCGCTACGACGTACCCAAGAAGAAGGGCTTCATGGGGGTGTCCTACCCCGTGCTGATCGTCTGCCTGATGGTGGTCAGCATCTTGTTCGCGTTGCTGATCTTCTTTGTTCAGCAGTCCAAGTTCAAGCTGAAGGAGTTCAACTACGTCGACGAGTCCGTCGAGGTCGAGTTGGTCGAGCCGGTTCCGCCGCCTCCGCCGCCTCCGCCCCCGCCGCCTCCGCCGACGGATACGCCTCCGCCGCCGAAGCTTCAGGTGCGCGTGCCGGCTCCGGTCCCGAACATCGTTCCCCCTCCGCCGGTCAACATCACGCCGACGAAGAAGGAAGATCGGGTTGAATACACGGGTCCGCCCGTCAATATTCCTGGACCGCCGCCTCCGCCCGCACCCCCGGCTCCGCCGCGTCCGTCGACGATCACGAACGTTCAGTGGTCGCGCCAACCGCGCCCGACAGCTGATGACTTCCCGGCGCGTGCGCTGGAGCGTGAAATCAGCGGTTCGGCTACGGTCGAGTGCACGGCGCGCTCCAACGGATCTCCGGCGAACTGCCGCGTGGTGTCCGAAGAGCCTGCCGGAATGGGCTTCGGCCGCGCCGCCATTCGGGTGGTTCAGCGTGGACAACTGTCCCCGCGGACCGTCGATGGCGCCGCTCAAGACGCGACCTTCCGCGTCCGGGTGCCCTTCACCCTCGGGTGA